One window of Trifolium pratense cultivar HEN17-A07 linkage group LG5, ARS_RC_1.1, whole genome shotgun sequence genomic DNA carries:
- the LOC123885146 gene encoding 1-aminocyclopropane-1-carboxylate synthase 1-like — protein MGLGSKSFQLLSKIATNDQHGENSPYFDGWKAYEKNPFHPTKNPHGVIQMGLAENQLCFDLIEEWIKNNPKASICTPEGMHNFRDIANFQDYHGLPEFTSAMAKFMSKVRGGRVRFDPNRILMSGGATGANELIMFCLADPGDAFLVPTPYYPGFVRDLCWRTRVQLIPVHCDSSNNFKITREALEVAYNKAQEDNINIKGLIITNPSNPLGTTLDKETLRSLISFINEKTIHLVCDEIYAATVFTSPTYVSVSEVIQEINCNLDLIHIIYSLSKDLGFPGFRVGIVYSYNDQVVNCGRKMSSFGLVSSQTQHMLASMLCDEKFVDKFLLESSRRLFKRHEKFTKGLEEVEIIRFPSNAGLFYWMNLKSLLKEETIEEELKLWQVIINEVKLNVSPGSSFNCSEVGWFRVCYANIDDETVEVALKRIREFIGKETKKKIEQVKRWQPNLRLSFTSKRFDETVLSPHNHIIISPHSPLVRAT, from the exons atgGGATTAGGGAGTAAGAGTTTTCAACTTCTGTCCAAGATTGCAACCAATGACCAACATGGTGAAAATTCTCCATACTTTGATGGGTGGAAAGCATATGAGAAAAACCCATTTCACCCTACAAAAAATCCTCATGGTGTAATTCAGATGGGTCTTGCTGAAAATCAG ctTTGCTTTGATCTAATAGAAGAATGGATAAAGAATAATCCCAAGGCTTCAATTTGCACTCCAGAAGGAATGCATAATTTCAGAGATATTGCTAACTTTCAAGACTATCATGGGCTGCCAGAGTTTACAAGT GCTATGGCAAAATTTATGTCAAAAGTGAGAGGTGGTAGAGTGAGATTTGATCCGAACCGTATATTGATGAGTGGAGGAGCAACAGGAGCAAATGAATTAATCATGTTTTGTTTGGCTGATCCAGGAGATGCTTTTCTAGTTCCTACCCCTTACTATCCAGG ATTCGTCCGTGACTTGTGTTGGAGAACTAGGGTTCAATTAATTCCTGTCCATTGTGATAGCTCCAACAATTTCAAGATAACAAGAGAAGCACTTGAAGTAGCATACAACAAAGCACAAGAAGATAACATCAATATAAAAGGATTGATCATAACAAATCCTTCCAACCCATTAGGCACAACCTTAGACAAAGAGACACTAAGGAGTCTTATAAGTTTCATTAATGAGAAAACAATCCATTTAGTTTGTGATGAAATCTATGCAGCCACAGTTTTCACATCTCCAACCTATGTAAGTGTTAGTGAAGTCATACAAGAAATCAATTGCAACCTTGATCTCATTCACATAATTTATAGTTTATCAAAAGATTTAGGGTTCCCTGGTTTTAGAGTTGGGATTGTTTATTCGTACAATGATCAAGTTGTGAATTGCGGAAGAAAAATGTCAAGCTTTGGATTAGTCTCATCTCAAACTCAACATATGCTTGCTTCAATGCTTTGTGATGAAAAATTTGTTGACAAGTTTCTCTTAGAGAGTTCGAGAAGGTTATTTAAAAGACATGAAAAATTTACAAAGGGACTTGAAGAGGTTGAGATCATTCGATTTCCAAGTAATGCGGGACTTTTTTACTGGATGAACTTGAAAAGTTTGCTTAAAGAGGAAACAATTGAAGAAGAGTTGAAGCTTTGGCAGGTGATTATTAATGAGGTGAAGCTTAATGTGTCACCGGGGTCCTCTTTTAATTGTTCCGAGGTAGGTTGGTTTAGGGTTTGTTATGCTAATATTGATGATGAAACGGTTGAAGTTGCATTGAAAAGAATAAGAGAATTTATAGGcaaagaaacaaagaagaaaattgAACAAGTTAAACGTTGGCAACCAAATTTAAGGCTTAGCTTCACTTCAAAGAGGTTTGATGAGACTGTTTTGTCACCTCATAATCACATAATTATCTCTCCTCATTCACCACTTGTTCGAGCTACATGA
- the LOC123886342 gene encoding uncharacterized protein LOC123886342 has product MSSSQTSSPAKNDDTTSSYNSLPQQITIAYPLSTVFPDDIVKTKKTTPKKSSKRSQSTSRVPSESKKRGKCSKSKSTLKTVHTMRELYLDNPATANVDVNVEASDSSKKNLSLELDLTETLGLEKPRSAEKLGETSLENPDVVVDDIGANSKANLVSEMTIDENAGSGLDAANDATASEAHVDISTSVVPDSPNSPVVPVNEKDTETSIPADVTTQDKGKSVRMPDTSEANVIDVESLQFKSTPKAGISRRLRSNTGKDIATPSEATKTKIGPKKRWSKVTVPSESKKKIVKRKTVSSSDSDYEEDQDAGASPEASPLRSAKRKRMAPNVPSVPIDNVSFHCVEYVDRWKFVVKRRMAIERNLTEEFLKCQDMVHLLEEAGLLNTVSKLGNCFDKLTREFLVNIPADCDNPLSPEYLKVYVRGKCVDFSPVVINEYLGRSTAPAAELETSMNEICRTITGDKVKAWPRAGKLSAAKLTTKYALLNKIGAANWVPTTHSNSVATGLAKFIYAVGTGTVFDYGTHIFNATILHGSSTAVKMPIAFPTLICGIILSQHPDICTNSDVPVSRPSALTMDFRLLEGKHAADIAVASLKTPAVGMTKRQMIANLREVSNMLGEKKELVDGVIQALELEQSQVNEDGVGPSHGASHDDDLAGGDTVEEEMASDESPSI; this is encoded by the coding sequence ATGTCAAGTTCTCAAACTTCTTCTCCCGCAAAGAACGACGACACCACATCTTCGTATAATTCTCTTCCGCAACAAATCACCATCGCCTATCCACTTTCAACGGTGTTTCCTGATGATATAGTGAAGACGAAGAAGACCACACCAAAGAAAAGCTCTAAACGAAGCCAATCGACGTCTCGTGTGCCGTCTGAATCGAAGAAAAGGGGTAAGTGTTCTAAATCTAAATCTACGCTTAAAACGGTTCATACAATGCGTGAATTGTATCTTGATAATCCTGCTACTGCAAATGTTGATGTTAATGTTGAAGCATCTGATTCTAGTAAGAAGAATTTAAGTTTGGAATTGGATTTAACTGAAACCCTAGGGTTAGAAAAACCTAGGTCTGCTGAGAAATTGGGGGAAACCTCCTTGGAAAACcctgatgttgttgttgatgatattgGCGCTAACTCTAAGGCCAATCTTGTGTCTGAGATGACAATTGATGAGAATGCAGGTTCTGGGCTAGATGCTGCaaatgatgctacagcatctgaAGCACATGTTGATATTAGTACCTCTGTAGTCCCTGATTCACCAAACTCTCCTGTGGTTCCTGTTAATGAAAAGGATACTGAAACCTCCATCCCTGCTGATGTCACTACACAAGATAAGGGTAAAAGTGTGAGAATGCCTGATACAAGTGAGGCAAATGTAATTGATGTTGAAAGCCTTCAATTCAAGAGTACTCCTAAGGCTGGTATATCTAGGAGGCTGAGAAGTAATACAGGAAAGGATATAGCTACTCCTTCTGAAGCCACCAAAACTAAAATTGGGCCTAAGAAACGGTGGAGCAAAGTCACTGTACCATCTGAAAGTAAGAAGAAGATTGTGAAGAGAAAAACTGTCTCTTCTAGTGACTCTGATTATGAGGAAGATCAAGATGCTGGAGCATCTCCTGAAGCATCTCCTCTGAGATCTGCCAAGAGAAAGAGAATGGCGCCTAATGTTCCATCTGTACCAATTGACAATGTCTCTTTCCACTGTGTTGAATATGTTGACAGGTGGAAGTTTGTAGTCAAAAGAAGAATGGCCATTGAAAGGAACCTAACTGAAGAATTTTTGAAATGTCAAGACATGGTGCATTTGCTAGAGGAAGCAGGACTGCTGAATACTGTCTCTAAGTTGGGAAACTGCTTTGACAAGTTGACCAGAGAGTTCCTGGTAAACATCCCAGCTGACTGTGATAACCCTCTGAGTCCTGAGTACTTAAAAGTATATGTGAGAGGCAAATGTGTGGATTTCTCACCAGTTGTCATCAATGAATATCTGGGAAGAAGTACTGCTCCTGCAGCTGAATTAGAGACATCTATGAATGAGATATGCAGGACCATCACTGGTGACAAAGTGAAAGCATGGCCAAGGGCTGGAAAACTATCTGCTGCTAAATTAACCACAAAATATGCTCTGCTAAACAAAATTGGTGCAGCAAACTGGGTACCCACTACACATTCCAACAGTGTAGCTACAGGTTTGGCAAAATTCATATATGCTGTAGGTACAGGTACTGTTTTTGATTATGGCActcatatttttaatgcaacAATTCTCCATGGCTCTTCCACTGCTGTAAAAATGCCAATAGCCTTTCCCACTCTGATCTGTGGCATTATCTTGTCTCAACATCCTGACATCTGCACTAACTCTGATGTGCCTGTCTCTAGACCCTCAGCTTTAACCATGGATTTTAGATTATTGGAAGGAAAACATGCTGCAGACATTGCTGTAGCATCTTTGAAGACACCAGCTGTAGGTATGACCAAGAGACAGATGATTGCTAATCTCAGGGAGGTTAGTAATATGCTAGGTGAGAAGAAGGAGCTGGTAGATGGTGTTATCCAAGCCTTGGAGCTTGAGCAGTCACAGGTAAATGAGGATGGAGTTGGTCCTTCCCATGGTGCTTCTCATGATGATGATCTTGCAGGTGGTGACACTGTAGAAGAGGAAATGGCCTCTGATGAAAGCCCCTCCATATGA